A portion of the Lolium rigidum isolate FL_2022 chromosome 1, APGP_CSIRO_Lrig_0.1, whole genome shotgun sequence genome contains these proteins:
- the LOC124684106 gene encoding protein APEM9-like: MGTSAAQESDLWKQIDDAECYLVSGSFDKAVLSALSVSDQIRADAAREVHDGDELLEMLELAGMVLVQALKELRRTSEMFIQLKAMFGSVASVPVKVFLTGATMLMAEGSGPDLRPVFEEYLAQWRYTDDQVYVLNGGQERSSDGLIVTSTMAPEEYLEVAELYTVTFLGIASNEPASAIAWVEKAELSEQDQQELLKKLHTLQAAAKKKSSAATGAKQSAERNLSATVNDKTPPTPEDAPTSTTRAPNGKTHGLPKSIEPTLQHVTNKFDPVFWWFHSVRVKVGKTHIVLPSGKLMLLFSLLFSTLYVLRRKGAGLKRAIFQQASSLRRAFLDALQLAFSVQMNPLAAVQQTPQAPRGSW, from the exons ATGGGGACTTCCGCGGCCCAGGAATCGGATCTCTGGAAGCAAATCGACGACGCCGAGTG CTATCTGGTCAGCGGATCCTTCGACAAGGCGGTTTTGTCTGCATTATCCGTCTCTGATCAAATTCGAGCGGATGCTGCGCGGGAGGTGCATGACGGTGATGAGCTATTGGAAATGCTTGAGTTAGCTGGGATGGTACTCGTTCAGGCACTTAAAGAGCTCAGAAG GACATCTGAGATGTTTATTCAGCTTAAAGCTATGTTTGGTTCAGTGGCATCAGTACCAGTGAAAGTTTTCCTGACAGG GGCTACCATGCTAATGGCTGAAGGATCTGGGCCTGACCTTCGACCAGTTTTTGAGGAGTACCTTGCTCAATGGAGATATACAGATGATCAGGTTTATGTTTTGAATGGAGGACAGGAAAGATCCTCAGATGGTCTTATTGTTACATCAACTATGGCACCTGAAGAGTATTTGGAGGTCGCAGAATTGTATACAGTTACGTTTCTTGGCATTGCCTCCAATGAGCCTGCAAGTGCCATCGCATGGGTAGAAAAGGCAGAATTAAGTGAACAAGATCAACAG GAACTACTAAAAAAACTTCATACATTACAAGCAGCCGCGAAGAAAAAGTCATCAGCTGCTACAGGGGCAAAACAGTCAGCAGAAAGGAACCTTTCCGCTACCGTGAACGACAAAACACCACCGACACCTGAGGATGCTCCAACAAGCACCACACGTGCACCCAATGGGAAAACACATGGCTTACCAAAGTCCATCGAACCTACCCTACAGCATGTCACAAATAAATTTGATCCCGTGTTTTGGTGGTTTCATTCAGTTCGGGTAAAGGTTGGCAAAACACATATCGTTCTGCCAAGTGGTAAACTGATGCTTTTGTTCTCGCTGCTGTTCTCTACACTTTATGTTCTCCGGAGGAAAGGTGCCGGCTTGAAGAG GGCTATATTCCAGCAAGCTTCATCCCTGCGACGAGCGTTCCTCGATGCCCTGCAACTCGCCTTCTCGGTGCAGATGAACCCGCTAGCTGCTGTTCAACAGACGCCACAGGCCCCTCGAGGAAGCTGGTGA